In Capillimicrobium parvum, a genomic segment contains:
- the kynU gene encoding kynureninase, which produces MTTTHPAPAPARDRADALDASDPLASFRERFLVPDPELVYLDGNSLGRLPLATRDRLAHAIEHEWGERLIRSWEERWLTLPEEIGDLIGASMLGAAPGQVALADSTTVCLFKLGSAALDARPGRTEIVTDVDNFPTDRYVLEGLAAQRGLTVRWIHGDPIDAVRADQVAEAVGPQTALVLLSHVSYRSAALADVAAITRVAHDAGALVLWDLCHTVGSVPVELDSAGVDLAAGCTYKYLNGGPGAPAFLYVRAEHQEALRQPIWGWIGRHDTFAMAPGYERAPGIRSMLSGTPPVLGLVAVQEGARLSAEAGIDAIRAKGIALTEFAIEVCDAVLAPLGVTLASPRDPARRGAHVALAHPRARELCARLARHGVITDFRTPDLLRLGLSPLTTRFTDVWDGIDALRRLL; this is translated from the coding sequence GTGACGACCACCCACCCGGCGCCCGCGCCGGCACGGGACCGGGCCGACGCGCTCGACGCGAGCGACCCGCTCGCCTCGTTTCGCGAGCGCTTCCTCGTGCCCGACCCGGAGCTCGTGTACCTCGACGGCAACTCGCTGGGCCGGCTGCCGCTCGCCACGCGCGACCGCCTGGCGCACGCGATCGAGCACGAGTGGGGCGAGCGCCTCATCCGCTCCTGGGAAGAGCGCTGGCTGACCCTCCCCGAGGAGATCGGCGACCTCATCGGGGCGTCGATGCTCGGCGCGGCGCCCGGTCAGGTGGCGCTGGCGGACTCGACGACGGTCTGCCTCTTCAAGCTGGGGTCCGCCGCGCTCGACGCGCGGCCCGGCCGTACAGAGATCGTCACCGACGTCGACAACTTCCCGACCGACCGCTACGTCCTCGAGGGACTGGCCGCCCAGCGCGGGCTGACGGTCCGCTGGATCCACGGCGATCCGATCGACGCCGTGCGCGCCGACCAGGTCGCCGAGGCGGTGGGACCGCAGACCGCGCTCGTCCTGCTCTCGCACGTCTCGTACCGCTCGGCGGCGCTCGCTGACGTCGCGGCGATCACCCGCGTCGCCCACGACGCCGGCGCGCTCGTCCTGTGGGACCTGTGCCATACGGTCGGCTCCGTACCGGTCGAGCTCGACTCGGCGGGCGTCGACCTCGCCGCCGGCTGCACGTACAAGTACCTCAACGGCGGTCCCGGGGCCCCCGCGTTCCTCTACGTTCGTGCCGAGCACCAGGAGGCGCTGCGCCAGCCGATCTGGGGCTGGATCGGCCGCCACGACACGTTCGCCATGGCGCCGGGATACGAGCGCGCGCCCGGGATCCGCTCGATGCTGTCGGGCACGCCCCCGGTGCTGGGCCTGGTCGCCGTCCAGGAGGGCGCCCGCCTGTCCGCCGAGGCCGGGATCGACGCGATCCGCGCCAAGGGCATCGCGCTCACCGAGTTCGCCATCGAGGTGTGCGACGCCGTGCTCGCGCCGCTCGGCGTCACGCTCGCGTCGCCACGCGATCCGGCCCGGCGCGGCGCCCACGTGGCGCTCGCCCACCCCCGCGCCCGGGAGCTCTGCGCGCGGCTCGCCCGGCACGGGGTCATCACCGACTTCCGGACGCCAGACCTCCTCCGCCTCGGCCTGTCGCCGCTGACCACCCGCTTCACCGACGTGTGGGACGGCATCGACGCCCTCCGCCGGCTGCTCTAG
- a CDS encoding MarR family winged helix-turn-helix transcriptional regulator, with the protein MTEPRPMAADRAERDARLSAIMDEIDLTSTTSHVLRRAHFRAEALFETIMQSGDLTPRQMAALAAAYQRPGATVAELAEAIAVDRNTLTAMLSRLMARGLVERQPSAADRRAWSIFITDAGKDVLLDVVPNSERLQAEILRPLPPEYRPLFVKCLRLMSGLEGNSPDAAGPLS; encoded by the coding sequence ATGACCGAGCCGCGGCCCATGGCCGCCGATCGCGCCGAACGCGATGCCCGCCTGTCGGCGATCATGGACGAGATCGACCTGACGTCGACGACCTCGCACGTGTTGCGGCGGGCGCACTTCCGGGCCGAGGCGCTGTTCGAGACGATCATGCAGTCGGGCGACCTGACGCCGCGGCAGATGGCCGCGCTCGCCGCGGCCTACCAGCGCCCCGGCGCGACCGTCGCCGAGCTGGCCGAGGCCATCGCGGTGGACCGCAACACGCTGACCGCCATGCTCTCGCGGCTCATGGCGCGCGGTCTGGTGGAGCGGCAGCCCTCGGCCGCCGACCGCCGGGCGTGGTCGATCTTCATCACCGACGCTGGCAAGGACGTGCTGCTCGACGTCGTGCCCAACAGCGAACGGCTGCAGGCCGAGATCCTGCGGCCCCTGCCGCCGGAGTACCGGCCGCTGTTCGTCAAGTGCCTGCGGCTCATGAGCGGGCTCGAGGGCAACAGCCCAGACGCCGCCGGGCCGTTGAGCTGA
- a CDS encoding SDR family NAD(P)-dependent oxidoreductase gives MTGRTVIVTGAGRGIGAAIAFRLGGEGAWVACLDVDGQSAEATAAALPRGGRSFAVDVGDEAAVRSALAAVVAERGAVHAVVNNAGIAGPQEPAGSTDLAAWEQTLRVNLTGAFLVSKHALEPLRRTDGAIVNVASALAFVGLRAESAYGPSKAGLVQLTKGMALDYAPDVRVNAVCPGAVRTPMIASVVAPGDSEALMAEYGRIHPLHRRLAAPEEIADAVLFLASDDASFVTGTALLVDAGLTA, from the coding sequence ATGACCGGTCGCACGGTCATCGTGACCGGCGCGGGGCGCGGGATCGGCGCCGCCATCGCCTTCCGCCTGGGGGGCGAGGGCGCGTGGGTCGCCTGCCTCGACGTCGACGGGCAGTCGGCGGAGGCGACCGCCGCGGCGCTGCCCCGCGGCGGTCGCTCCTTCGCCGTCGACGTCGGCGACGAGGCCGCGGTCCGCTCGGCGCTCGCGGCCGTCGTCGCGGAGCGCGGCGCCGTGCACGCCGTGGTCAACAACGCCGGCATCGCGGGGCCCCAGGAGCCCGCCGGGAGCACGGACCTCGCCGCGTGGGAGCAGACGCTGCGCGTCAACCTCACCGGCGCCTTCCTCGTGTCCAAGCACGCGCTCGAGCCGCTGCGCCGGACCGACGGGGCGATCGTCAACGTCGCCTCGGCGCTCGCGTTCGTCGGCCTGCGCGCCGAGTCGGCGTACGGGCCGTCGAAGGCCGGGCTCGTCCAGCTGACGAAGGGCATGGCGCTCGACTACGCGCCGGACGTCCGCGTCAACGCCGTGTGTCCCGGCGCGGTGCGCACGCCGATGATCGCCTCGGTCGTCGCGCCCGGCGACTCCGAGGCGCTGATGGCGGAGTACGGCCGCATCCACCCGCTGCACCGCCGGCTGGCGGCGCCGGAGGAGATCGCCGACGCGGTCCTCTTCCTCGCCTCCGATGACGCCTCGTTCGTCACCGGCACCGCACTGCTCGTCGACGCGGGACTGACCGCGTGA
- a CDS encoding aspartate dehydrogenase domain-containing protein, which translates to MRERTRVGIAGMGFIGRRVYDRIAADSGLGLDVVCVCDRQAAKLAGCPPAIVKSDLAGVRVARPDLVLEAAGAALLAEWGRELLGFADLLPLSVAALADDGLEAALGAAAQASGHRLLIPHGALVGVDALAERHGAWRSVTVTFTKHPSNIELTAVGLDPVDIRERTVVFDGPVREIARRFPRNVNAMVTAALSTVGLDRCRGILVADPGLSEAIAEVRAEGEDGGLVQTVKRGPIVGVSGVEMADAVMHSIVTATGGGAGLRFV; encoded by the coding sequence ATGCGAGAGCGCACGCGCGTCGGGATCGCCGGCATGGGCTTCATCGGGCGGCGCGTGTACGACCGCATCGCGGCCGACTCGGGTCTCGGGCTCGACGTCGTGTGCGTCTGCGACCGGCAGGCGGCGAAGCTGGCGGGATGTCCGCCCGCGATCGTCAAGTCCGATCTCGCCGGGGTGCGCGTCGCGCGCCCTGATCTCGTCCTCGAGGCGGCCGGGGCCGCGCTGCTGGCCGAGTGGGGCCGGGAGCTCCTGGGCTTCGCCGACCTCCTGCCGCTTTCGGTCGCCGCGCTCGCCGACGACGGGCTCGAGGCCGCCCTCGGCGCGGCGGCGCAGGCGTCGGGGCACCGGCTGCTGATCCCGCACGGCGCGCTGGTCGGCGTCGACGCGCTGGCCGAGCGCCACGGCGCGTGGCGCTCGGTGACCGTCACGTTCACGAAGCACCCGTCGAACATCGAGCTCACCGCGGTCGGGCTGGACCCGGTGGACATCCGCGAGCGCACCGTCGTCTTCGACGGCCCGGTCCGCGAGATCGCCCGCCGCTTTCCGCGAAACGTCAACGCGATGGTCACCGCCGCGCTGTCGACGGTCGGCCTCGACCGCTGCCGCGGCATCCTCGTCGCCGACCCCGGGCTCTCGGAGGCGATCGCGGAGGTGCGCGCGGAGGGCGAGGATGGCGGCCTGGTGCAGACCGTCAAGCGGGGGCCGATCGTGGGCGTCTCCGGCGTCGAGATGGCGGACGCCGTCATGCACTCGATCGTCACGGCGACAGGCGGCGGTGCGGGGCTGCGCTTCGTCTAG
- a CDS encoding TldD/PmbA family protein: MTAVSVRDLLQDLLGVVPAGCDHAEARVVVRDSEAIGVRNGAVEWLESEASAGVGVRVRSGGAWGFAATAEMTPAAARGALARAIAVAEAQPRPAAGRRAWAAAVTGVTPATGTWASPCAQDPFAVSVDVKLDHLLAAEAAMAGDARIARREASCLSVRTHVTFASTAGALCEQTIVHCGGGLEALAVDGDEAQVRSYPSGHGGSVAAAGWEHLLSLDLAANAPRVAEEAVALLTAPVCPTGPVTLVLGGEQLALQVHESIGHALELDRMLGAEASYAGTSWIAPSDIGSLRFGSEPMHVTADATLPGGLGTFAWDDEGVAARRTTLVDGGILRAALSDRTSAAAIGLAESGGCARADGFARQPIVRMTNVSLEPGGAGSLADLLADTGEGLYLETNRSWSIDDRRLHFQFGTEIAREIRRGELGRLYRNASYAGVSPRFWGSLDAVCSAPEWRLHGLLNCGKGEPGQIMAVSHGTAPARFRGVEVGAGGGGPGPSEARCRTAAR; this comes from the coding sequence ATGACCGCCGTGTCCGTGCGCGACCTCCTGCAGGACCTCCTCGGCGTCGTCCCCGCCGGGTGCGACCACGCCGAGGCGCGGGTCGTCGTCCGCGACAGCGAGGCGATCGGCGTGCGCAACGGCGCCGTCGAGTGGCTGGAGTCGGAGGCGTCGGCCGGGGTTGGCGTCCGGGTGCGCAGCGGCGGTGCCTGGGGCTTCGCCGCCACCGCCGAGATGACGCCCGCCGCCGCGCGCGGCGCGCTCGCCCGCGCGATCGCGGTCGCCGAGGCCCAGCCGCGCCCGGCCGCCGGCCGGCGCGCATGGGCGGCGGCAGTGACCGGCGTGACGCCCGCCACGGGCACCTGGGCGTCGCCGTGCGCGCAGGACCCGTTCGCCGTCTCGGTCGACGTGAAGCTCGATCACCTGCTGGCCGCCGAGGCGGCGATGGCGGGCGACGCGCGCATCGCGCGCCGCGAGGCGTCCTGCCTGAGCGTCCGCACGCACGTCACGTTCGCCTCGACCGCCGGGGCGCTGTGCGAGCAGACGATCGTCCACTGCGGCGGCGGCCTGGAGGCGCTGGCCGTCGACGGCGACGAGGCGCAGGTGCGTTCGTACCCGAGCGGGCACGGCGGATCGGTCGCCGCGGCGGGCTGGGAGCACCTGCTGAGCCTGGACCTCGCGGCGAACGCGCCGCGGGTCGCCGAGGAGGCGGTGGCGCTGCTCACCGCTCCGGTGTGCCCGACGGGCCCCGTCACGCTCGTGCTGGGCGGCGAGCAGCTCGCGCTGCAGGTCCACGAGTCGATCGGCCACGCGCTCGAGCTCGACCGCATGCTCGGCGCCGAGGCGTCCTACGCCGGCACGAGCTGGATCGCGCCGTCGGACATCGGCTCGCTGCGCTTCGGCTCGGAGCCCATGCACGTCACGGCCGACGCCACGCTGCCCGGCGGCCTGGGCACGTTCGCCTGGGACGACGAGGGCGTGGCGGCGCGGCGCACGACGCTCGTCGACGGCGGGATCCTGCGGGCCGCGCTGTCGGACCGGACGTCCGCGGCCGCCATCGGGCTCGCCGAGTCGGGCGGCTGCGCGCGCGCCGACGGCTTCGCGCGCCAGCCGATCGTCCGGATGACGAACGTCTCGCTCGAGCCGGGCGGCGCCGGGTCGCTCGCCGACCTGCTGGCCGACACCGGTGAGGGCCTGTATCTCGAGACGAACCGCTCGTGGTCGATCGACGACCGCCGCCTGCACTTCCAGTTCGGGACGGAGATCGCGCGCGAGATCCGGCGCGGAGAGCTCGGCCGGCTGTATCGCAACGCCTCCTACGCGGGCGTGTCGCCCCGGTTCTGGGGGTCGCTGGACGCGGTCTGCTCGGCGCCCGAATGGCGCCTGCACGGGCTGCTGAACTGCGGCAAGGGCGAGCCGGGCCAGATCATGGCGGTCTCGCACGGCACCGCGCCGGCGCGGTTCCGGGGCGTCGAGGTGGGCGCGGGTGGCGGCGGTCCGGGACCCTCCGAGGCGCGCTGCCGGACGGCGGCGCGATGA
- a CDS encoding HD domain-containing phosphohydrolase, which yields MRGRDRWIEGLQILVVDDEPANVLALRALLESWHFQRVETTTDPHDALARCRTREPDLLMLDLHMPGLDGFGVMRQLRIGSRRSLSLPVLVLTADITPDVRRRALDAGARDFLTKPFDAEEVRLRVRNLLEMRELQLQHAAVEASLEARVRQRTVELESARMEMLQRLALAAEFRDDRTGEHTQRVGRTARELAFLMGLSDADGEQVGLAAPLHDVGKIAISDSILLKPGPLTPRERDVMQRHTLAGAQILRGSGSELLRTAEQIALTHHERWDGAGYPHGLCGEKIPLAGRVVAVADVFDALTHVRPYKHAWSVDRAVTTIVGDRACRFDPQVVDAFTTLEHPVLL from the coding sequence GTGCGGGGGCGTGATCGCTGGATCGAGGGATTGCAGATCCTCGTCGTCGACGACGAGCCCGCCAACGTGCTCGCGCTGCGGGCGCTGCTCGAGAGCTGGCACTTCCAGCGCGTGGAGACCACGACGGACCCACACGACGCGCTGGCCCGCTGCCGGACGCGCGAGCCGGACCTGCTCATGCTCGACCTCCACATGCCGGGCCTCGACGGCTTCGGCGTCATGCGGCAGCTGCGGATCGGCAGCCGCCGCTCGCTCTCGCTGCCCGTGCTCGTCCTGACCGCGGACATCACGCCGGACGTCCGCCGCCGGGCGCTCGACGCCGGGGCGCGCGACTTCCTGACCAAGCCGTTCGACGCCGAGGAGGTCCGCCTGCGCGTGCGCAACCTGCTCGAGATGCGCGAGCTGCAGCTCCAGCATGCGGCGGTCGAGGCGTCGCTGGAGGCGCGCGTCCGCCAGCGGACCGTCGAGCTCGAGTCGGCGCGGATGGAGATGCTGCAGCGGCTCGCGCTGGCCGCCGAGTTCCGCGACGACCGCACCGGGGAGCACACGCAGCGCGTCGGCCGCACGGCCCGGGAGCTGGCCTTCCTCATGGGGCTGTCCGACGCGGACGGCGAGCAGGTCGGACTCGCCGCGCCGCTGCACGACGTCGGCAAGATCGCGATCTCGGACTCCATCCTGCTCAAGCCCGGGCCGCTCACGCCCCGGGAGCGCGACGTCATGCAGCGCCACACCCTCGCCGGCGCCCAGATCCTGCGCGGCAGCGGCTCGGAGCTGCTGCGCACGGCCGAGCAGATCGCGCTGACCCACCATGAGCGCTGGGACGGTGCCGGCTATCCGCACGGGCTGTGCGGCGAGAAGATCCCCCTCGCCGGCCGGGTCGTCGCGGTCGCCGACGTCTTCGATGCGCTGACCCACGTCCGCCCGTACAAGCACGCGTGGAGCGTGGACCGGGCGGTCACGACGATCGTCGGGGATCGGGCGTGCCGCTTCGACCCTCAGGTGGTCGATGCGTTCACGACGCTGGAGCACCCGGTCCTGCTGTGA
- a CDS encoding SDR family NAD(P)-dependent oxidoreductase, whose product MSLGATRLADTSTPQRSVDPRAAGLSRFAGRVALVTGAASGIGAATAARLAAEGALVWLADVDVDGSAAQASKLPDAVACAVDVTDAEAVEALVGRVVATSGRLDVLVANAGVTLDAPIWDTSPADLARVLDVNVAGAFACAAAALRHMVARGSGSVVFTASDAGLVGWPGQAAYCASKGAIVALTRAAALDAAPHGVRVNCVCPGFTDTPLVARWIAGSDDPEAARREVAATQPLGRVADPAEIAAAIAYLASDESTFVTGIALPVDGGVTAQ is encoded by the coding sequence GTGAGCCTGGGCGCGACACGACTCGCCGACACGAGCACGCCGCAGCGCAGCGTCGACCCGCGGGCCGCTGGGCTGAGCCGGTTCGCCGGCCGGGTGGCGCTCGTGACCGGCGCGGCGTCGGGCATCGGCGCCGCCACTGCGGCGCGCCTGGCCGCCGAGGGCGCCCTGGTCTGGCTCGCCGACGTCGACGTGGACGGAAGCGCCGCCCAGGCGAGCAAGCTGCCGGACGCCGTCGCCTGCGCGGTGGACGTCACGGACGCTGAGGCGGTCGAAGCGCTCGTCGGCCGGGTCGTCGCCACGAGCGGCCGCCTCGACGTGCTCGTCGCCAACGCCGGCGTGACGCTCGACGCGCCGATCTGGGACACGTCCCCGGCTGACCTGGCCCGGGTGCTCGACGTCAACGTCGCCGGGGCGTTCGCCTGCGCGGCCGCCGCGCTGCGCCACATGGTCGCCCGCGGATCGGGCAGCGTCGTCTTCACCGCCTCCGACGCGGGGCTCGTCGGCTGGCCCGGCCAGGCCGCCTACTGCGCGAGCAAGGGTGCGATCGTCGCCCTCACCCGCGCCGCCGCGCTCGATGCGGCGCCGCACGGTGTGCGCGTCAACTGCGTCTGCCCCGGCTTCACCGACACGCCGCTCGTCGCGCGCTGGATCGCTGGCAGCGACGACCCCGAGGCGGCCCGGCGCGAGGTCGCCGCGACGCAACCGCTCGGTCGGGTGGCCGATCCGGCGGAGATCGCCGCGGCCATCGCCTACCTCGCCAGCGACGAGAGCACGTTCGTCACCGGGATCGCCCTTCCCGTCGACGGTGGGGTGACCGCGCAGTGA
- a CDS encoding dehydroquinate synthase/iron-containing alcohol dehydrogenase family protein, which produces MTESFRWQDGERTIRFGRGALADAPSLLGDGYLLLTTPRAAAAAPSIVEAAGERHDVPAGRVDDAAGDLLERLGDAAGLLIVALGGGRVIDVGKGIAGAACARALAAVPTTLSAAEMTGVHRPPRGLRLRPLRPSIVLTDPTLAASQPPGPLAASAANALAHAIEGPLTVHASPVPTLAAIEAARLITRAWETAEPDRDALALGALLSGYAIDGQGYGLHHVAAQTLVREAGVAHGPANAVLLPHTVEALRSRSPERLGRIEAAMGAEAAGVAADLARHAGAERIRDLGVPHDALPAIAAAAARRADGLELTPPAADADELLALYTAAW; this is translated from the coding sequence ATGACCGAGAGCTTTCGCTGGCAGGACGGCGAGCGCACGATCCGTTTCGGCCGCGGCGCGCTCGCCGACGCGCCCTCGCTCCTCGGCGACGGCTACCTGCTGCTCACCACGCCCCGTGCGGCCGCCGCGGCGCCCTCCATCGTCGAGGCGGCCGGCGAGCGCCATGACGTCCCGGCCGGCCGGGTCGACGACGCGGCCGGCGACCTGCTCGAGCGCCTCGGCGACGCCGCCGGCCTGCTGATCGTCGCGCTCGGCGGCGGGCGGGTCATCGACGTCGGCAAGGGCATCGCCGGCGCGGCCTGCGCCCGCGCGCTCGCCGCCGTCCCCACGACCCTGTCGGCCGCCGAGATGACCGGCGTGCACCGGCCGCCCCGCGGCCTGCGCCTGCGGCCGCTGCGCCCGTCCATCGTCCTCACCGACCCGACCCTGGCGGCGTCCCAGCCGCCCGGTCCGCTCGCGGCCAGCGCCGCCAACGCGCTGGCCCACGCGATCGAGGGTCCGCTCACGGTCCACGCCTCGCCGGTGCCGACGCTCGCCGCGATCGAGGCGGCGCGGCTGATCACCCGCGCGTGGGAGACCGCCGAGCCCGACCGCGACGCGCTCGCGCTCGGCGCCCTGCTGTCCGGCTACGCGATCGACGGCCAGGGCTACGGCCTGCACCACGTCGCCGCCCAGACGCTCGTGCGCGAGGCCGGCGTCGCCCACGGACCGGCGAACGCCGTCCTGCTCCCCCACACGGTCGAGGCGCTGCGCAGCCGCTCGCCCGAGCGCCTGGGCCGCATCGAGGCGGCGATGGGCGCCGAGGCCGCGGGCGTCGCCGCCGACCTCGCCCGGCACGCGGGCGCCGAGCGCATCCGCGACCTCGGCGTCCCCCACGACGCGCTGCCGGCGATCGCCGCCGCCGCGGCCCGGCGCGCCGACGGCCTGGAGCTCACGCCGCCCGCCGCCGACGCGGACGAGCTGCTGGCGCTGTACACGGCCGCCTGGTAG
- a CDS encoding CGNR zinc finger domain-containing protein translates to MSNAAPGELEIVRAFVNTYDAEDDRETFTSPEALGDWLRERDLLGGERAAPTAREVERAREMREALRSMLRANHGEPPDRAAAAAVDAAARRAKLSVRFAEDGTARLEPLAKGVDAALGRVLARVAGAQDDGTWPRLKVCPADDCQAAFYDKSRNRSAVWCDMAVCGNRQKVRTFRARERRSPSS, encoded by the coding sequence ATGAGCAATGCGGCCCCCGGCGAGCTGGAGATCGTCCGGGCGTTCGTCAACACGTACGACGCCGAGGACGACCGCGAGACGTTCACGTCTCCCGAGGCGCTCGGCGACTGGCTGCGGGAGCGCGACCTGCTCGGCGGTGAGCGAGCCGCGCCGACCGCCCGCGAGGTCGAGCGCGCCCGCGAGATGCGCGAGGCGCTGCGCTCGATGCTGCGGGCGAACCACGGCGAGCCGCCCGATCGCGCCGCGGCGGCCGCGGTCGACGCCGCCGCCCGGCGCGCGAAGCTGTCGGTGCGCTTCGCCGAGGACGGGACCGCGCGGCTGGAGCCGCTGGCCAAGGGCGTGGATGCCGCGCTGGGTCGCGTGCTCGCCCGCGTCGCCGGCGCCCAGGACGACGGCACGTGGCCGCGGCTGAAGGTCTGTCCCGCCGACGACTGCCAAGCCGCCTTCTACGACAAGTCGCGCAACCGCTCCGCCGTGTGGTGCGACATGGCCGTCTGCGGCAACCGCCAGAAGGTCCGCACGTTCCGGGCGCGCGAGCGCAGGAGCCCGTCGAGCTGA
- a CDS encoding SDR family NAD(P)-dependent oxidoreductase: MLARPLDTALDRLVVPGWSRIGWALRRPGFEAPPPDALAGRSALVTGAGSGIGTAAATGFARLGARVHLLVRNRERGERTLAEIAAEVPGAQLELEVCDVSLLASVRAFATAFAARVPDLGVLVHNAGVLPERRIETVEGHELTFATHVLGPHLLSRLLPAGRTIWVSSGGMYAQRLRVDDLQYRAGGYDGTTAYARTKRMQVALAEEWALHRPERVTHAMHPGWVDTPGLAESLSAFHRLARPLLRTPEQGADTIVWLAAAAAPGRCNGRFWQDRRPRPTHLLGRGGDDPADRRTLWDACEALTAPPVTAGPGAPAS; encoded by the coding sequence ATGCTCGCGCGGCCGCTCGACACCGCGCTCGACCGGCTCGTCGTCCCGGGCTGGTCGCGGATCGGATGGGCGCTGCGGCGGCCGGGCTTCGAGGCGCCGCCGCCGGACGCGCTGGCCGGGCGCAGCGCGCTCGTCACCGGCGCCGGGTCGGGGATCGGCACGGCGGCGGCCACGGGGTTCGCCCGCCTCGGGGCGCGCGTCCACCTGCTCGTCCGCAACCGCGAGCGCGGGGAGCGTACCCTCGCGGAGATCGCGGCGGAGGTGCCGGGGGCGCAGCTCGAGCTCGAGGTCTGCGACGTGAGCCTGCTCGCCTCCGTGCGGGCGTTCGCCACCGCGTTCGCGGCGCGCGTGCCCGACCTCGGCGTGCTCGTGCACAACGCCGGCGTGCTGCCCGAGCGCCGGATCGAGACCGTCGAGGGCCACGAGCTGACGTTCGCCACGCACGTCCTCGGCCCGCACCTGCTCAGCCGGCTCCTGCCGGCGGGGCGGACGATCTGGGTGTCGTCGGGCGGCATGTACGCCCAGCGCCTGCGCGTGGACGACCTGCAGTACCGCGCCGGCGGCTACGACGGCACGACGGCCTACGCGCGGACGAAGCGCATGCAGGTCGCGCTCGCCGAGGAGTGGGCGCTCCATCGCCCCGAGCGGGTCACGCACGCGATGCACCCCGGGTGGGTCGACACGCCGGGGCTGGCGGAGTCGCTGAGCGCCTTTCACCGCCTCGCCCGACCGTTGCTGCGTACGCCCGAGCAGGGCGCCGACACGATCGTCTGGCTGGCGGCCGCCGCGGCGCCCGGGCGCTGCAACGGGCGCTTCTGGCAGGACCGCCGCCCGCGGCCCACGCACCTGCTGGGCCGGGGCGGGGACGACCCCGCCGACCGCCGGACCCTCTGGGACGCGTGTGAGGCGCTCACCGCGCCGCCGGTCACAGCAGGACCGGGTGCTCCAGCGTCGTGA
- a CDS encoding LysR family transcriptional regulator: MLDVKRLRVLREVAAQGSFSGAAESLAYTQSAISQQIAALEREAGTKLVERSARAVRLTEAGEALVGHADAILARLQAAERDLEAIAGLRGGRVRVVAFPSAGASLMPMAVAAFRERHPGVELILEPREPDEALVALKAGEADVAVTLEAGFAPIEDEAIETVHLLDDPMFVALPGDHPMAAKARLRLEDLQGEAWIQGTSRATCPDTRIFLRTCAACGFEPRMAFQSDDYAAIQGFIAAGVGVALIPDLALTTPRDDIAIRTLVGVAPRRRVLAATLAGSARGPATQAMVAILEEVGRGWQASRHDLQLAS, translated from the coding sequence ATGCTCGACGTCAAGCGCCTCCGGGTGCTCCGTGAGGTCGCCGCCCAGGGCTCGTTCTCCGGCGCGGCCGAGTCGCTCGCCTACACGCAGTCGGCCATCTCCCAGCAGATCGCCGCCCTCGAACGCGAGGCGGGAACGAAGCTCGTCGAGCGCAGCGCGCGCGCCGTGCGGCTCACGGAGGCCGGCGAGGCGCTCGTCGGCCACGCGGACGCGATCCTCGCCCGCCTGCAGGCGGCCGAGCGCGACCTCGAGGCGATCGCGGGCCTGCGCGGCGGCCGTGTCCGCGTGGTCGCGTTCCCGAGCGCCGGCGCGTCGCTCATGCCGATGGCGGTGGCGGCGTTCCGCGAGCGCCATCCGGGTGTGGAGCTGATCCTCGAGCCGCGCGAGCCCGACGAGGCGCTCGTGGCGCTGAAGGCGGGGGAGGCGGACGTCGCGGTGACGCTCGAGGCGGGGTTCGCCCCGATCGAGGACGAGGCGATCGAGACCGTCCACCTCCTCGACGATCCGATGTTCGTCGCGCTGCCGGGCGACCATCCGATGGCGGCCAAGGCGCGGCTGCGCCTGGAGGATCTTCAGGGCGAGGCGTGGATCCAGGGCACGAGCCGGGCCACGTGCCCGGACACCCGCATCTTCCTGCGCACGTGCGCGGCGTGCGGGTTCGAGCCGCGGATGGCCTTCCAGTCCGACGACTACGCCGCCATCCAAGGCTTCATCGCGGCCGGCGTGGGCGTCGCGCTGATCCCGGACCTGGCGCTGACGACGCCGCGCGACGACATCGCGATCCGCACTCTCGTGGGCGTCGCCCCGCGCCGCCGCGTGCTGGCGGCGACGCTCGCGGGGTCGGCGCGCGGTCCCGCCACCCAGGCGATGGTGGCCATCCTCGAGGAGGTCGGGCGGGGCTGGCAGGCCAGCCGCCACGACCTCCAGCTCGCAAGCTGA